The Alcaligenes aquatilis genome contains the following window.
GGGCAAACCTGAAGACTTAATTTTTGCGCCGTAATACCAGCGAAATTTTGGCAAAAGCCACTTGCAGATCCTGTGTGGCACCTTGGAAAATCACGGGCCGACCACGCCGGGTAAAGCAGATCAGGCGTTTGGAGTTGAACAGCGGCACGAACTTGGCAAAGTGGATGTCTTGCCATTGCACTTCCCGCTTCATGATCCAGCTCTGGCGGATGCCGTTCTGGTCAATCGTGGTGATGCCATGCCACATGTGCCAGGCAATCAAGATCAGGCCAGTAAACAGCAGAACCAGAGAGCCCGCCAGTACAGGGCTGATAGCCGCACCTTGTGGGGAGCTGGCTACCAGCGCAAAACGCACACCAATCAGGGCTAGCACTATCCAGGCACCAGCCGCGACCCATTTAGGCCAGGAGCGGCCTTGAATAGGCAGTGAACCCAGATCCTTTAACAGGGCGTCAATTTCCTCTTTCGAGGGGGCTTGGCTCATCAGCACGCGGCGACCCCTTGTTTGCGGGCTGCCAGGGCGTTACCGGCATTGCTGGCCGATTTGCGCTTCAAATGAGCCGAAATCCATTGCCCCGTGTCCACCACGGCGTTCAGATCAATGCCGGTTTCAATATCCAGGCCTTGCATCAGGAACAGCACGTCCTCGGTGGCGACGTTGCCGGTTGCGCCTTTGGCGTAGGGACAGCCACCCAGCCCGGCTACAGAACTGTGGAAAATATGAATGCCGGCCTGCATGGCGGCCACAATATTGGCGATGGCCTGGCCATAGGTGTCGTGGAAGTGGCCGGACACATGAACGGGGTCAATGTGCTCGGTCACCATGCGCATCACCTCGTAGACCTGACGGGCCGTGCCGACACCGATGGTGTCGGCTACGTCGATTTCATCGCAGCCTAGTTCGATCAAACGTTGGCCGACTTTCAACACATTGGCCGGCGCCACAGCACCTTCGTAGGGACAACCGAACGAACAACTGATGGAGCCGCGCAGGCGCATGCCAGCTTCTTTGGCGGCCTGGGCGACGGGGGCAAAGCGCTCCAGCGATTCTTCAATGCTGCAATTGATATTACGCTGCGAAAATGCTTCGCTGGCAGCGGCGAAGATCACCACTTCGTCGGCCTTGGCAGCCAGGGCGCCTTCAAAGCCACGCATATTGGGTGTCAGAACTGAATAGATCGTGCCGGGGCGACGGTCAATCGTAGCCATCACTTCCGCGCCGTCTGCCATTTGTGGCACCCATTTGGGCGAGACAAAGGAGGCGGCTTCCACGTTCACAAAACCGGCGTGGGACAAGCGGTTGACCAGCTCGACCTTGATGTCGGTAGGGATGAATTCTTTTTCGTTCTGCAGGCCGTCCCGAGGGCCGACCTCCACAATCTTGACGCGCGAGGGGTATGACATGAAGTTTCCTGAAGGTAAGGGGCTGGGCCTGGAGGCCTTTACGTATTCGTCATGATACCTCTTGAAGGCCAGGGCTGGCCCCCTAGGAACAGCCCTATAAGCAGGCGACGTGGCCGGGGTTTCGATGCAAAGGAGCAGGCCATGATGCAGTGGGGCCCTGTCGGGTTTTATGGCTTGATACGTTGGAATCGCCCGTCTGCCAGAGGCTCTATGCAGCCAGCCAGCTCCAGCTCGGCCAGAACCGCCGGCAGTTGAGTTGCCAGAAGACCGGTACGGCGCATCAGTTGCTCGGGCGTCAAGGGGGCGAAATCGATGCGCTCCAGGATGGGGCGCAGTTCTTCCGGTAGGTTATCGTGCTGAACAGGCCTGGCATTGGACGGGTTGCCGGGTTCAAGTTTGAACGTGTGCTGCACATTGCCCAGCTCATCCAGAATGTCCTGGGCGCTCTCTACCAGCTTGGCGCCTTGGCGTATCAAGGCATGGCAACCACGTGCCAAAGGCGAATGGATTGAGCCCGGAATAGCAAAAACCTCGCGCCCCAGTTCTCCGGCCAGACGGGCTGTGATCAGGGAGCCACTTTGCTTTGCCGCTTCTACCACCAGCACGCCTTTGGCCAAAGCGGCCACAATGCGGTTACGGCGGGGGAAATGGTGCGGCATGGCGCGGGTGCCTAAGGGGAACTCGCTGAGCAGCAGACCGTGATCACTGATCTGGTG
Protein-coding sequences here:
- a CDS encoding hydroxymethylglutaryl-CoA lyase — its product is MSYPSRVKIVEVGPRDGLQNEKEFIPTDIKVELVNRLSHAGFVNVEAASFVSPKWVPQMADGAEVMATIDRRPGTIYSVLTPNMRGFEGALAAKADEVVIFAAASEAFSQRNINCSIEESLERFAPVAQAAKEAGMRLRGSISCSFGCPYEGAVAPANVLKVGQRLIELGCDEIDVADTIGVGTARQVYEVMRMVTEHIDPVHVSGHFHDTYGQAIANIVAAMQAGIHIFHSSVAGLGGCPYAKGATGNVATEDVLFLMQGLDIETGIDLNAVVDTGQWISAHLKRKSASNAGNALAARKQGVAAC